A single region of the Populus nigra chromosome 2, ddPopNigr1.1, whole genome shotgun sequence genome encodes:
- the LOC133682507 gene encoding homeobox-leucine zipper protein ANTHOCYANINLESS 2 — translation MSFGGFLENTSPGGGGGARIVADIPYNNNNMPTGAIVQPRLVSPSITKSMFNSPGLSLALQQPNIDGQGDITRMSENFETSVGRRSREEEHESRSGSDNMDGASGDDQDAADNPPRKKRYHRHTPQQIQELEALFKECPHPDEKQRLELSRRLCLETRQVKFWFQNRRTQMKTQLERHENSLLRQENDKLRAENMSIRDAMRNPMCSNCGGPAIIGDISLEEQHLRIENARLKDELDRVCALAGKFLGRPISSLASSLGPPMPNSSLELGVGSNGFAGLSTVATTLPLGPDFVGGISGALPVLTQTRPATTGVTGIGRSLERSMFLELALAAMDELVKMAQTDEPLWIRSFDGGREILNHEEYLRTITPCIGMKPSGFVSEASRETGMVIINSLALVETLMDSNRWAEMFPCVIARTSTSDVIANGMGGTRNGSLQLMHAELQVLSPLVPVREVNFLRFCKQHAEGVWAVVDVSVDTIRETSGAPPTFVNCRRLPSGCVVQDMPNGYSKVTWIEHAEYDENQLHQLYRPLISSGMGFGAQRWIATLQRQSECLAILMSSNVPSRDHTAITASGRRSMLKLAQRMTANFCAGVCASTVHKWNKLNAGNVDEDVRVMTRKSVDDPGEPPGIVLSAATSVWLPVSPQRLFDFLRDERLRSEWDILSNGGPMQEMAHIAKGQDHGNCVSLLRASAMNANQSSMLILQETCIDAAGSLVVYAPVDIPAMHVVMNGGDSAYVALLPSGFAIVPDGPGSRGPPTTNGGPTANNSSNGGGPERVSGSLLTVAFQILVNSLPTAKLTVESVETVNNLISCTVQKIKAALQCES, via the exons ATGAGTTTTGGGGGTTTTCTTGAAAACACTAGtcctggtggtggtggtggcgcaAGAATTGTGGCTGATATACcttataacaacaacaacatgcCCACTGGTGCAATTGTTCAGCCTCGCCTTGTCTCTCCTTCTATCACTAAATCCATGTTCAACTCTCCTGGACTCTCACTGGCTCTT CAACAACCAAACATAGATGGTCAAGGAGATATAACTAGAATGTCTGAGAACTTTGAGACAAGTGTGGGTAGGAGAAGCCGAGAAGAAGAACATGAGAGCAGATCTGGTAGTGATAACATGGATGGTGCTTCTGGTGATGACCAAGATGCAGCTGATAATCCTCCAAGAAAAAAGAGATACCACCGACACACTCCACAACAAATCCAAGAACTTGAAGC TTTGTTTAAGGAGTGTCCTCATCCTGATGAGAAACAAAGATTGGAGCTTAGTAGAAGGCTGTGCTTGGAGACCAGGCAAGTGAAGTTCTGGTTTCAAAATCGTCGAACCCAAATGAAG ACTCAATTGGAGCGCCATGAGAACTCATTACTCAGGCAAGAGAACGACAAGCTTCGAGCGGAAAACATGTCCATAAGAGATGCTATGAGAAATCCAATGTGCTCAAACTGTGGTGGTCCTGCAATAATTGGTGATATTTCACTTGAAGAACAGCATCTGAGGATTGAGAATGCTAGGTTAAAAGATGAACTAGATCGAGTTTGTGCGCTTGCTGGCAAGTTCTTAGGTCGCCCCATATCTTCGTTGGCTTCTTCACTTGGCCCTCCGATGCCAAATTCAAGCTTGGAGCTTGGTGTTGGTAGTAATGGTTTTGCTGGTTTAAGCACTGTAGCTACAACATTGCCTTTGGGACCTGATTTTGTAGGTGGGATTTCTGGTGCTTTGCCTGTACTGACTCAAACTAGACCAGCGACAACTGGTGTTACTGGGATTGGTAGATCACTGGAGAGATCCATGTTCTTGGAGTTGGCTTTGGCTGCCATGGATGAATTGGTTAAGATGGCTCAGACTGATGAGCCTCTTTGGATCAGGAGCTTTGATGGTGGTAGGGAAATATTGAACCATGAGGAGTACTTGAGAACTATCACTCCTTGCATTGGAATGAAGCCTAGTGGTTTTGTTAGTGAGGCTTCGAGAGAGACTGGGATGGTAATCATCAACAGTTTGGCCCTAGTTGAGACACTGATGGATTCA AACCGATGGGCAGAAATGTTTCCTTGCGTGATTGCCAGGACCTCTACATCTGATGTGATAGCCAATGGAATGGGGGGAACTAGAAATGGTTCACTTCAATTA ATGCACGCGGAGCTCCAAGTCCTATCCCCTTTGGTTCCGGTTCGTGAGGTCAATTTTCTCCGATTTTGCAAGCAGCACGCCGAGGGGGTTTGGGCTGTTGTTGATGTGTCCGTTGATACCATCAGAGAAACTTCCGGTGCACCACCGACATTCGTGAACTGTAGGAGGCTTCCTTCTGGCTGTGTGGTGCAAGATATGCCCAATGGGTACTCTAag GTTACATGGATTGAGCATGCAGAATATGATGAAAACCAATTACACCAGCTCTATCGGCCGTTGATAAGTTCCGGCATGGGCTTTGGGGCCCAACGATGGATAGCCACTCTCCAACGCCAAAGCGAGTGCCTAGCCATTCTCATGTCCTCTAATGTACCCAGTCGAGACCACACAg CTATAACTGCAAGTGGTCGCCGAAGCATGCTGAAGCTGGCGCAAAGAATGACGGCTAACTTCTGTGCCGGGGTTTGTGCCTCAACAGTGCACAAATGGAACAAGCTAAATGCAGGAAATGTCGATGAAGATGTTAGGGTTATGACTAGAAAGAGCGTTGATGATCCTGGTGAGCCACCAGGCATTGTTTTGAGCGCTGCCACCTCTGTCTGGCTACCTGTTTCTCCACAGAGACTCTTTGATTTCCTCCGCGATGAACGGCTCAGAAGCGAATGGGACATCCTCTCCAACGGCGGACCAATGCAGGAAATGGCCCACATTGCCAAAGGCCAAGATCATGGCAACTGTGTCTCCCTCCTACGGGCTAGC GCCATGAATGCTAACCAGAGTAGCATGTTGATACTGCAAGAGACTTGCATAGATGCAGCAGGGTCACTTGTAGTGTACGCTCCCGTTGACATTCCGGCCATGCACGTGGTGATGAATGGTGGCGATTCGGCCTACGTAGCGCTTCTTCCGTCAGGTTTCGCTATCGTACCAGATGGGCCTGGTTCACGTGGGCCCCCAACAACCAACGGTGGCCCAACTGCTAATAATAGCAGCAATGGTGGTGGGCCAGAGAGGGTGAGTGGGTCCCTCTTGACGGTGGCGTTCCAAATATTGGTGAATAGTCTTCCTACAGCCAAGCTCACGGTAGAATCGGTGGAGACAGTCAACAACCTCATTTCATGCACTGTCCAGAAGATCAAGGCAGCTCTGCAGTGTGAAAGCTGA
- the LOC133682649 gene encoding shaggy-related protein kinase theta, giving the protein MNVMRRLKSIASGRTSISSDPGGDAVTKRAKVDQEMEQKIDGESYLVGRSVTEQEQHMASTSQENAASASNVTSVTRTEKPGYDQLPKEMHEMKIRDDKNTNHDEKDMEAAIVSGNGTETGQIIATTVGGRNGQPKQIISYMAERVVGTGSFGVVYQAKCLETGEAVAIKKVLQDKRYKNRELQIMRLLDHPNVVQLKHCFYSTTEKDELYLNLVLEYISETVHRVSRHFNRMNQQHTPILYVQLYTYQICRALNYLHHVVGVCHRDIKPQNLLVNPHTHQLKICDFGSAKMLVPGETNISYICSRYYRAPELIFGATEYTTAIDIWSVGCVLAELLLGHPLFPGESGVDQLVEIIKVLGTPTREEIKCMNPNYTEFKFPQIKTHPWYKIFHKRMPPEAVDLVSRLLQYSPNLRCTALEACAHPFFDDLRDANACLPNGRALPPLFNFTAQELAGASAELRQRLIPEHARKEN; this is encoded by the exons ATGAATGTGATGCGTAGATTAAAGAGCATTGCTTCCGGTCGAACTTCTATATCATCTGATCCT GGTGGGGATGCTGTAACAAAGAGGGCTAAGGTTGATCAAGAAATGGAACAAAAGATTGACGGGGAATCATATTTAGTTGGAAGGAGTGTTACTGAACAGGAGCAGCATATGGCTTCTACATCACAGGAAAATGCTGCCAGTGCATCCAATGTTACTTCAGTGACAAGAACAGAAAAACCAGGCTATGATCAACTTCCAAAAGAGATGCATGAAATGAAGATCAGAGATGACAAAAACACTAATCATGATGAAAAG GATATGGAAGCTGCCATTGTGAGTGGCAATGGGACAGAAACTGGTCAGATTATTGCAACCACAGTAGGTGGTCGGAATGGACAACCAAAGCAG ATAATCTCATATATGGCAGAGCGTGTGGTTGGCACAGGTTCATTTGGTGTTGTTTATCAG GCAAAATGCCTTGAAACTGGTGAAGCAGTCGCGATAAAGAAGGTATTGCAGGATAAGAGATACAAGAACAGAGAACTTCAAATCATGCGTCTCCTTGACCATCCGAACGTCGTTCAGCTGAAACATTGTTTCTATTCAACTACTGAAAAAGATGAACTATATCTTAACCTTGTTCTTGAGTATATATCTGAGACTGTGCATCGAGTTTCAAGGCACTTTAACAGGATGAACCAACAACACACACCCATTTTATATGTTCAACTGTATACTTACCAG ATTTGTCGTGCACTAAATTACTTGCACCATGTTGTTGGGGTGTGCCATCGTGACATCAAGCCACAGAATTTACTG GTTAATCCCCATACTCATCAGctaaaaatatgtgattttggtAGTGCAAAGATGCTG GTTCCAGGCGAAACCAACATATCTTATATTTGCTCTCGGTATTATAGGGCACCAGAACTTATATTTGGGGCTACAGAGTACACAACTGCAATTGATATCTGGTCCGTTGGTTGTGTCTTGGCCGAACTTCTTCTTGGACAT CCACTTTTTCCTGGGGAAAGTGGTGTTGATCAGCTGGTGGAAATTATTAAG GTCCTGGGCACACCTACCCGAGAAGAAATTAAATGCATGAATCCCAATTACACCGAGTTCAAGTTCCCTCAGATCAAGACTCACCCATGGTACAAG ATATTTCACAAGCGAATGCCCCCTGAAGCAGTGGATCTCGTATCAAGGCTGCTTCAGTATTCACCAAATCTGCGGTGCACAGCT TTGGAGGCATGTGCTCACCCCTTCTTTGATGATTTGAGAGACGCAAATGCATGCTTACCTAATGGGCGTGCACTACCTCCTTTATTCAATTTTACTGCCCAAG AGTTGGCTGGGGCATCTGCTGAACTGCGTCAACGTCTCATTCCAGAGcatgcaagaaaagaaaattga